A single region of the Fusarium fujikuroi IMI 58289 draft genome, chromosome FFUJ_chr05 genome encodes:
- a CDS encoding related to microtubule-associated protein gives MVDTSYLAQQVNNSIAQLHGLFDEIGVPDHDREARESELFSALSEALNSQVRLVNSEKKEMVDEAKKIITMIHQMEASLDDSKRRRDYEDDDDLTITYPLTQCLQQLKEKHIQISRLHKERFDQVKKLVMALESYSSHLEPTFVQIPLPPTGPNQSIPPNFDLSSTYVDKLDNEFTRVYEEYSRRIATVQALAEQTIGLWAELGIPQAQQDGAIVKYYRDAPEQLGLHEEDISRLRSKRDRLSDEKKNREKKLKELRSSVEALWIKLGVDESETKPFLNANRGCGVRQINEFEDELARLNELKRQNLHLFVEDSRIKLQELWDALYFCEDEMLEFTPAFSDVYSDALLEAHEREIARLEALKEQRAPTLALIDRHKSLIQERDDLAASSQDASRLMARGQKGEKRDPGKLLREEKMRKRIAKELPKITADLRKILSKWEDEYGRPFLVYGESYLDEIEASDGPKKGALPPRSKTPAGPPPSTIKPPKSVPNRAATKSAPPRSMTKTPTAGMPPKRPGHQATGSISSIPGSPARSPSRIPARVPLSNMKHGNNSPERPRAESRADTFRPGPPLMRAPPPKMRDLMARGDLEAPMNPYKSMGLNSSIVRHVEPEDVYDDRPRTARSNSNNSQYSSHPSNNSQFSSHPSNNSQYYSEESFHDPYSTIRSQGYRPMAPPRQISGNSMASTNISGSENWETYDDNSEPELDVSDAYYAKLRATRNKRFSPEPGRPTSSQSKRIRGIPPTASYNGPVMIDQDGNRIISGSEWTDEDAY, from the exons ATGGTGGACACAAGTTACCTTGCGCAGCAGGTTAACAATAGCATTGCCCAGCTGCACGGTCTCTTCGATGAGATCGGTGTCCCTGATCATGACCGCGAAGCTCGGGAATCTGAG TTGTTCTCAGCATTGTCTGAAGCACTCAATAGCCAAGTGCGACTGGTCAATTcggaaaagaaggagatggtCGACGAGGCAAAGAAGATCATCACCATGATTCACCAAATGGAGGCATCGTTGGACGATTCAAAACGTCGCCGCGActacgaagacgacgacgacttgACCATCACATATCCTCTGACACAATGTCTCCAACAACTGAAGGAGAAACATATACAAATCAGTCGCCTCCACAAGGAGCGCTTCGATCAAGTCAAGA AACTCGTCATGGCCCTTGAATCCTATTCCTCTCACCTTGAGCCCACCTTTGTTCAAATCCCCTTACCGCCCACAGGGCCTAACCAGTCCATCCCTCCCAACTTTGACCTTTCTTCCACCTACGtcgacaagcttgacaatGAGTTCACACGAGTATATGAGGAGTATTCTCGTCGCATCGCTACTGTTCAAGCCCTTGCCGAGCAGACCATTGGCCTGTGGGCTGAGCTTGGCATTCCCCAAGCGCAACAAGATGGTGCTATTGTCAAGTACTATCGCGATGCTCCTGAGCAACTTGGTCTGCATGAGGAAGACATCAGCCGACTCCGCTCCAAGCGCGACAGACTCtcagatgagaagaagaaccgcgagaagaagctcaaggagctcagATCTTCCGTCGAAGCTCTATGGATCAAGCTTGGTGTCGACGAGAGCGAGACCAAGCCATTCCTTAACGCGAACCGTGGCTGCGGTGTCCGACAGATCAATGAGTTTGAAGACGAGCTCGCACGATTGAACGAGCTCAAGCGTCAAAACCTCCACCTTTTCGTCGAAGATTCCCGCATCAAGCTTCAAGAACTCTGGGATGCGCTATACTTTTGCGAGGATGAGATGCTTGAGTTCACCCCTGCCTTTTCCGATGTCTACAGTGACGCTCTCCTGGAGGCCCATGAGCGTGAAATTGCCCGCCTGGAAGCTCTCAAGGAACAGCGGGCGCCCACATTGGCACTCATCGATAGACACAAGAGTTTGATCCAGGAGCGTGATGATCTCGCTGCCTCCAGTCAGGACGCATCGCGACTCATGGCACGTGGTCAGAAGGGCGAGAAGCGAGATCCTGGCAAACTGCTCCGCGAGGAAAAGATGCGAAAGCGTATCGCCAAAGAACTCCCCAAGATCACTGCCGATTTACGCAAGATACTTTCTAAATGGGAAGACGAATATGGGCGACCTTTCCTCGTGTATGGTGAGAGTTACTTGGACGAGATTGAGGCTTCTGACGGGCCAAAGAAGGGTGCACTACCGCCCCGTTCTAAGACACCCGCTGGTCCGCCTCCCTCGACCATCAAACCACCCAAGTCTGTACCAAACCGAGCTGCAACTAAGtctgctcctcctcgatctATGACCAAAACCCCAACCGCTGGCATGCCTCCCAAGCGGCCTGGACACCAAGCTACGGGTTCCATTTCTAGTATACCTGGAAGCCCTGCAAGGAGTCCATCGCGAATTCCTGCTCGAGTTCCGCTGTCAAACATGAAGCACGGAAACAACTCTCCCGAACGGCCTCGTGCTGAGTCGCGAGCTGATACCTTCCGGCCTGGTCCTCCTTTGATGCGGGCACCTCCTCCCAAGATGCGTGACCTGATGGCTCGGGGTGATCTCGAAGCTCCTATGAATCCATACAAGTCCATGGGCCTCAATTCCAGCATTGTTCGCCATGTTGAGCCTGAGGACGTGTATGATGATCGCCCTAGAACAGCGAGATCCAACTCCAACAATTCTCAGTATAGCAGCCATCCCAGCAACAATTCTCAGTTCAGCAGCCACCCAAGCAATAACTCTCAATACTATAGCGAAGAGAGCTTCCATGACCCATATTCCACCATCCGCTCACAAGGCTATCGTCCGATGGCTCCGCCGAGACAGATCTCTGGCAACTCAATGGCATCAACCAACATCTCTGGATCTGAAAACTGGGAGACATATGACGATAACAGCGAGCCTGAGCTTGACGTTTCAGATGCCTACTACGCCAAGTTAAGGGCGACTCGCAATAAACGGTTCTCACCCGAGCCAGGTCGACCCACGAGCAGTCAATCCAAGCGCATACGCGGCATACCTCCTACGGCATCATATAATGGGCCAGTGATGATTGACCAAGACGGTAACCGCATCATTTCAGGCAGTGAATGGACAGATGAGGATGCCTACTGA